Proteins from a single region of Dictyostelium discoideum AX4 chromosome 5 chromosome, whole genome shotgun sequence:
- the pks33 gene encoding beta-ketoacyl synthase family protein: MKENSYNTSIHSNKVKNYDDADSSGDVAVVGIGLRFPSGNLKESISKPNQLFNELLNGLDGIVSTSERWSDNYCLNGEIVSKFAGLLPLDEWKQFDPIFFAINPSNDNVGSIDPQQRLLLKCVWEALEDSGIDPISLRGTNTSTFIGSSTIDYNNLQKSPFETQNNIFGSTTNSVANRIGYCFDFRGENLTIDTACSSSSNAINCGYNSIKSNKSNVSIVGGVNFILDPHISKSFTQLDMLSPTGKCHTFSSDADGYVRSEGVGIVVLKRLKDAIKDSNNIYCVIKGSSSNIDGNFDKLNFYSPSKSSQCENIKLAIKSTNGQINESDIDYCETHGTGTPTGDPIELEGISRVFNNKASTTKTNNNKQVLVGSVKSNIGHTEACSGVASLIKCCIMFKNKLFLQNINFKEPNPLINFKEWGLKVVTEPIKFNENKSTVMLINNFGITGSNVCLILSEFCSDQFRKSNDYHKMEIDNKFNEKKKYLIPLSSNSSTSLNNYKSSIIKHSNLTPFSSPTSFEGFICNQIKFKSTSLIQKSVIIASDWNEFQDESNHIKLENSDNLISNITVEKKKSPLTVMVLCGQGSQYNKMALSLYDNVPIFRESVNRFDKELFKYYGYSVLDKLRSIDDKDLISIHQPILAQPANVIIQVSLYELYKHWGVSADIIIGHSLGEISSAYCSGMIDFQTLCYLTYHRSVAQNRTIGTGRMLSVNISSDEFINKYQSTTKYKSLEIACYNSPTSIVIAGKEDLLNEITNEFKSNDIFCSMLGLLSSFHTSSQQMIKDEVCSLNISSKQPSIAVFSTVTTNLFNHQTSPFNADYAFNNIRQPVRFTQTITNLYKHIESNDMGNEITFIEVSPHPTLQYYLNQMKSTQSSYFNNGKNITIYSPLNKKKNDYNEFLKTISLLYVNNNFDINFKSQLINNSNNHTNQSNNLPLYQWDDKEYFKLNPSLEKIKNEGPSIHSLGNNTDSPYPSYQTFIDIKKSPFQWLKGHQVSDKFYYPGMGYVHNLLSIYPNQDITISSLEFKSPLVLTEGNRQCLQTTIAPLSKNEFNIKSHYKDQKTNQWILSSLGNFSLFKHNIENNESINIQSLKDKCNFTTISKQDFYETIRIKTNLTYKGLFQGVKECYIGNNCSLVKVSLNEIYNQKEYNHLINNSNMNTFFNTAILDTCLHGVLVAVTQPIVLDRIEAFKFYSSNITSSNISNNDTIKELYVYSETRARTNSQTYSGSIKIILPNGTLLVDIGNVVCTIVGSNPDSTIICKPPSNEIYTPYLQSKDSIINKPEQFKHLYRVDEFSVKEEDNQLLSIELLLSLFYKHINNRCPSINLESLATLEYDQFKQLYYNSLVNENLFKFIFEILKKYQNLPKISNNNNNNNNNNNNNNNNNNNNKNNGYNNYENLYIRTTKVMAKQLFPLKDDDSITDTPQSLFEIGYLNEFYKNSNVIQPSNNLLSEIIVETLKPILNEPIVFRILEAGGGTGSLSLLILEKICKLLNDNSTTSIINIEFTWSDISASFFAEIKEKFSSFTNHNNLNIIYRVLDLEKPLLDQDLKASYYDFVVMSNVMHVVKKLKPTLNEIHNILTPNGQLLYIEPPYKSFYYDSIFGCFSQWWPSSDSDIELRPDRCCMKQEKWINLLNQCNYKDTIMSGNDNLAFLIQTRKPTINEIISEESKSLDQLNSFSNIILFSNNNNIRNNNNRNKNDSRSSIQNLISLNQELRHKIVNINNYNEFQSWITNNQNKDDCNKTLIIFLKSIESTMNTFNFKEITFEYIQINQLILKLELSNNFKHLLLSLNSSTDNYLSSSIIGSARYFHVEFPQLDLLTLNYDNVSIENNQQLSLINYLINSDNNIQIEFTINNNKVYYERYFKRSNNIKSKLQSESFETNKDNLYIQLNSNLEYQLYSKKDELNSNEVEIEIKATGINYKDYLMYIGMIGSDLDIKYGKEYEIENGIGIDNPNIGNDFSGIITRLGNNVKKFKVGDQVCGIGPKASSSHVIVDFNFIYYKPFNCNHSVSASIPSIYITSLHSIYSIGNLKSNESILIHSAAGGIGISSLDLLKSKQHQGYIFLTVGSKDKEEYLTKKYGSLITAIYSSRNKNYVKDIKNKLIELGEVEQQGVDLILNTLSSEYMDSNFQCLNLSGRIIDLSITHLTPNDYMTNNHFKFNMTYSNVEVVDFTSKLIKSYLKKIIKMINSNKLELSVPIIEYSNNQFKDAIEYINQRKHIGKIIVNHNQDEFNRVYNNYQSNNNHIIMKHSYDISKLNIGKNILLTGQTGIVLEILKYLIKYSNHSIENIIILSKSKLKWELELLINQSKFKKDNIIKFHFNQIDIEDSNKVNQVLNQLELNENITNIDSIIHFAFMNDISDIQQVDMNRLNNTHGAKTIGAINLHNQSINRSWNIKQFIMASSVVSIVGSDRQCCYVSACNVIDSLSKYRHSIGLPSLAINLGAISSTGFISRNNAIETMFKSSILNLFSPQLIISSLDLFIQNQHQYPNYCISDFNFEILPSTLTNQYLSKFDFEINIVKKSNQMKSFTGGNGDSNNEIIRSTILNKISELLSIDESKINEDLQLTQYGMDSLVIVQLKNFIDNQIGHNIITIQQLQNNKINQSIEIIKSAHNKNNNNNNINNNNNNNNNNNNNNNNNNNNNNNNNNNNNNNNNNLVKKEQQSLDEFIKNETKLNESIISRPYSIKNILNNNNNSKSIFLTGSTGFLGAYLLTELIKMNNVSKIYCLIRNNSKLTNPIDVIINNLKKHQLIDMNEESPKRKTKINDHTGNISNDKLYGNLNSDNSSNNQIKEDQLIKIIPMIGDISKDKFGLTEQDYLKLSNECDIIINSAADLNLKSSYEESKIVNINNVNQIIKLSISNNSSQKLIVHFSSLAVFINHPFEDGEDFEETNIVPSFNSTPVGYIQCKVISERLLTNAAESRGIPSIIIRPPVLTLYNIPITIFIAILIIDIFSNPITGIGHSNDFISLLIKSSKEIGYYPNIHKSVFTTPVTTIAKTTIDLIFNENSWNQNKSKPISIYNFNGDSIEMKSFYRVLENSFKCKEIDFYEWIELVSKSNGKSSKRYSTFHIHKNQNLLITSSKINSLFKMSNSTKELLISIGSYNHQDWEINESIILNDIINNH, encoded by the exons atgaaagaaaaTAGTTACAACACAAGTATTCATAGtaataaagttaaaaattaTGACGATGCTGATAGTAGTGGTGATGTTGCAGTGGTTGGTATTGGTTTAAGATTTCCAAGtggtaatttaaaagaatcgatttcaaaaccaaatcaattatttaatgaattattgaATGGATTGGATGGAATAGTTTCAACTTCTGAAAGATGGTCTgataattattgtttaaatgGTGAAATCGTTTCAAAGTTTGCTGGTTTACTTCCACTTGATGAATGGAAACAATTTGATCCAATCTTCTTTGCAATTAATCCAAGCAATGATAATGTCGGTTCAATAGATCCACAacaaagattattattaaaat GTGTATGGGAAGCATTAGAAGATAGTGGTATTGATCCAATTAGTTTACGTGGTACCAATACAAGTACATTTATTGGTAGTAGTACtattgattataataatcttcaaaaatcaccatttgaaactcaaaataatatttttggtTCCACAACTAATTCCGTTGCAAATAGAATAGGTTATTGCTTTGATTTTAG aggtgaaaatttaacaattgatACAGCTTGTTCAAGTTCATCAAATGCAATTAATTGTGgatataattcaattaaatcaaataaatcaaatgtttCAATCGTTGGTGgtgttaattttatattag acCCACACATTTCAAAATCGTTCACCCAATTAGATATGTTAAGTCCAACAGGTAAATGTCATACATTTTCATCGGATGCTGATGGTTATGTTCGTTCAGAAGGTGTTGGTATCGTTGTATTAAAGAGATTAAAAGATGCAATCaaagattcaaataatatctaTTGTGTAATCAAAGGATCAAGTTCAAATATCGATGGTAactttgataaattaaacttttattCACCATCAAAATCATCTCAGTGCGAAAATATCAAATTAGCAATCAAATCAACCAATGGTCAAATCAATGAATCTGATATTGATTATTGTGAAACTCATGGTACTGGTACTCCAACTGGTGATCCAATAGAATTAGAAGGCATATCAAGagttttcaataataaagcATCAACTacaaaaactaataataataaacaagttTTAGTTGGATCagttaaatcaaatattggACATACTGAAG caTGTTCAGGAGTtgcatcattaattaaatgttgtataatgtttaaaaataaactatttcttcaaaatattaatttcaaagaaccaaatccattaattaattttaaagaatgggGATTAAAAGTTGTCACtgaaccaattaaatttaatgaaaataaatcaactgtcatgttaattaataattttggtatAACTG GTTCAAATGtttgtttaatattatctGAATTTTGTAGTGATCAATTTAGAAAAAGTAATGATTATCACAAAAtggaaattgataataaatttaatgaaaaaaagaaatatttaataccACTCTCAAGtaattcatcaacatcattaaataattataaatcatcaataattaaacatTCAAATTTAACACCATTCTCATCACCCACAAGCTTTGAAGGATTTATAtgtaatcaaattaaattcaaatcaacatcattaattcaaaaatcaGTTATAATCGCAAGTGATTGGAATGAATTTCAAGATGAAAGCAATCAtattaaattagaaaatagtgataatttaatttcaaatattacagttgaaaaaaagaaatcaccaCTCACAGTAATGGTATTATGTGGTCAAGGTTcacaatataataaaatggcattatcattatatgaTAATGTACCAATATTTAGAGAATCTGTCAATAGATTCGATAAAGAgttattcaaatattatgGTTATTCAGTTTTAGATAAATTAAgatcaattgatgataaagatttaatatcaattcaTCAACCAATTTTAGCACAACCTGCAAATGTTATCATTCAAGTATCACTCTATGAATTATATAAACATTGGGGCGTTTCAGCAGATATTATCATTGGTCATTCTCTTGGTGAAATATCATCAGCATATTGTTCAGGTATGATTGATTTTCAAACATTATGCTACTTGACTTACCATAGATCAGTAGCTCAAAATAGAACCATAGGTACAGGTAGAATGTTATCAGTTAATATTAGTTCAGATgaattcattaataaatatcaatCTACAACTAAATATAAATCATTAGAAATTGCATGTTACAATTCACCAACATCAATCGTTATCGCAGGTAAAGAAGacttattaaatgaaattaccaatgaattcaaatcaaatgatatCTTTTGTTCAATGTTaggattattatcatcatttcaTACATCAAGTCAACAAATGATTAAAGATGAAGTATGttcattaaatatttcatcGAAACAACCATCGATAGCAGTATTTTCAACAGTTACAACCAATTTATTCAATCATCAAACTTCACCGTTCAATGCAGATTAtgcatttaataatattcgCCAACCAGTTCGTTTCACacaaacaattacaaatctTTACAAACATATCGAATCAAATGATATGGGTAATGAAATTACATTCATTGAAGTTTCACCACATCCAACATTACAATATTacttaaatcaaatgaaatcaaCTCAATCAAGTTactttaataatggtaaaaacATTACAATCTATTcaccattaaataaaaagaagaatGATTATAATGAATTCTTAAAGACAATCTCTTTATTATAtgtcaataataattttgatattaatttcaaatcacaattaattaataacagTAATAACCATACAAaccaatcaaataatttaccacTTTACCAATGGGATGATAAAGAATACTTTAAACTAAACCCATCACttgaaaagattaaaaatgaaGGTCCATCCATTCACAGTCTTGGTAATAATACAGATTCACCATATCCATCATATCAAACATTTATCGATATCAAGAAATCACCATTCCAATGGTTAAAAGGTCATCAAGTTAGTGATAAATTCTATTATCCAGGAATGGGATATGTTcacaatttattatcaatttatcCAAATCAAGATATTACAATTAGCTCATTAGAATTTAAATCACCCTTGGTATTAACAGAAGGTAATAGACAATGTTTACAAACTACCATTGCACCATTATCAAAGAAtgaattcaatattaaaagtcATTATAAAgatcaaaaaacaaatcaatggATATTATCATCTCTTGGTAATTTTAGTTTATTCAAacataatattgaaaataatgaatcaattaatattcaatcattaaaagataaatgtAATTTTACAACTATATCAAAACAAGATTTTTATGAAactattagaattaaaacaaatttaacatACAAAGGTTTATTTCAAGGTGTTAAAGAATGTTATATCGGTAATAATTGTTCATTAGTAAAAGtatcattaaatgaaatttataatcaaaaagaatataatcatttaatcaacaatagtaatatgaatactttttttaatacagcAATTTTAGATACTTGCTTACATGGAGTATTGGTTGCAGTTACACAACCAATCGTACTTGATAGAATTGAAGCTTTCAAATTTTACTCTTCAAATATTACATCATCGAATATTAGTAATAACGatacaattaaagaattatatgTTTACTCTGAAACTAGAGCAAGAACTAATTCTCAAACATATTCAggatcaattaaaatcataCTTCCAAATGGTACATTATTAGTTGATATTGGAAATGTAGTTTGCACTATTGTTGGCTCCAATCCTGATAGCACAATAATTTGCAAACCAccatcaaatgaaatttatacACCATATCTTCAATCAAAAGattcaatcattaataaaCCTGAACAATTCAAACATTTATATAGAGTAGATGAATTTAGTGTCAAAGAAGAAGATAATCAATTactttcaattgaattattattgtcattGTTTTATAAACACATTAATAATAGATGTCCAAGTATCAATTTAGAATCATTAGCAACATTAGAATATGATCAATTCaaacaattatattataatagtttagtaaatgaaaatcttttcaaattcatttttgaaattttaaaaaaataccaaaacCTTCCtaaaattagtaataataataataataataataataataataataataataataataataataataataataaaaataatggttataataattatgaaaatttatatattagaACAACTAAAGTAATGGCAAAACAGTTATTCCCATTAAAAGATGATGATTCTATTACAGATACACCacaatcattatttgaaattggttatttaaatgaattttataaGAATTCAAATGTAATTCAaccatcaaataatttattaagtgAAATTATAGTTGAAACTctaaaaccaattttaaatgaaccaATTGTATTTCGTATATTAGAAGCAGGTGGCGGTACTGGTAGTCttagtttattaattttagaaaagatttgtaaattattaaacgATAATAGTACAACATCAATCATTAATATAGAATTTACATGGAGTGATATATCTGCATCATTTTTCgctgaaattaaagaaaagttCTCATCATTTACAAATcacaacaatttaaatattatctaTCGTGTATTAGATTTAGAGAAACCATTATTAGATCAAGATCTTAAAGCATCCTATTATGATTTCGTTGTAATGTCAAATGTCATGCATGTCGTTAAGAAACTCAAACCaacattaaatgaaattcatAATATATTAACACCAAATGGTCAACTTTTATATATAGAACCACCATacaaatcattttattatgaTTCAATTTTCGGTTGTTTTTCACAATGGTGGCCATCCTCGGATAGTGATATCGAATTAAGACCTGATAGATGTTGTATGAAACAAGAGAAATGGATTAACCTTTTAAATCAATGTAATTATAAAGATACAATAATGTctggtaatgataatttagcatttttaattcaaactAGAAAACcaacaattaatgaaatcatttcagaagaatcaaaatcattagatcaattaaattctttcagtaatattattttatttagcaataataataatattagaaataataataatagaaataaaaatgatagcCGCAGCAGTatacaaaatttaatatcattgaATCAAGAATTAAGACACAAAATcgttaatattaataattataatgaattTCAATCATGGATcacaaataatcaaaataaagatgattgtaataaaacattaataatatttttaaaatcaattgaatcaacaatgaatacttttaatttcaaagaaatcaCATTTGAATACATtcaaattaatcaattaatattaaaattagaattatcaaataatttcaaacatttattattatcattaaattcaagcactgataattatttatcatcatcaattattgGTTCTGCTCGTTATTTCCACGTTGAATTCCCAcaattagatttattaactttaaattatgataatgtttcaattgaaaataatcaacaattatcattaatcAATTACTTAATCAATtcagataataatattcaaatagaatttacaattaataataataaagtatactatgaaagatattttaaaagatcaaataatattaaatcaaaacttCAATCTGAATCATTTGAAACcaataaagataatttatatattcaattaaattcaaatttagaatACCAATTATATAGTAAAAAAgatgaattaaattcaaatgaagtAGAGATAGAAATTAAAGCAACTGgtataaattataaagattatttaatgtATATCGGTATGATTGGTTCAGATTTAGATATTAAATATGGTAAAGAgtatgaaattgaaaatggtattggtattgataATCCAAACATTGGTAATGACTTTAGTGGTATTATTACAAGATTAGGTAATAAtgtaaagaaatttaaagttGGTGATCAAGTTTGTGGTATTGGTCCAAAAGCAAGTAGTTCACATGTTATTGtagatttcaattttatttattataaaccaTTTAATTGTAATCATTCAGTTTCAGCCTCAATACCATCTATTTATATTACATCATTACATAGTATCTATAgtattggtaatttaaaatcaaatgaatcaattttaattcattcagCAGCAGGTGGTATTGGTATATCATctttagatttattaaaaagtaaaCAACATCAAggttatatatttttaacagTTGGttcaaaagataaagaagaaTACTTAACAAAGAAATATGGATCATTAATTACTGCTATCTATTCATCTCGTAATAAAAACTATGTCAAAGatataaagaataaattaatagaatTAGGTGAAGTTGAACAACAAGGTgtagatttaatattaaatacatTATCATCAGAGTATATGGATTCAAATTTCCaatgtttaaatttatcaggACGTATCATTGATTTAAGTATCACTCATCTCACACCAAATGATTATATGACAAATaatcatttcaaatttaatatgaCATATAGTAATGTAGAAGTTGTCGATTTCACTAGtaaattaatcaaaagttatttaaagaaaattatcaaaatgattaattcaaataaattagagTTAAGTGTACCAATCAttgaatattcaaataatcaatttaaagatgcaattgaatatataaatcaaagaaaacaTATTGGTAAAATCATTGTTAATCATAATCAAGATGAATTTAATAgagtttataataattatcaaagTAATAACAATCATATCATAATGAAACATTCATatgatatttcaaaattaaatattggtaaaaatattttactcACTGGTCAAACTGGTATTGTtttagaaatattaaaatatttaattaaatattcaaatcactcaattgaaaatattataatactttcaaaatcaaaattaaaatgggaattagaattattaattaatcaaagcaaatttaaaaaagataatattatcaaattccATTTCAATCAAATCGATATTGAAGATTCAAATAAAGTTAATCAagtattaaatcaattagaattaaatgaaaatattacaaacattgattcaattattcACTTTGCATTTATGAATGATATTAGTGATATTCAACAAGTTGATATGAATCGTTTAAATAATACACATGGTGCTAAAACAATCGGAGCAATTAATCTTcacaatcaatcaattaatcGTTCATGGAATATCAAACAATTTATAATGGCATCATCAGTAGTTTCAATAGTTGGATCAGACCGACAATGTTGTTATGTTAGTGCATGTAATGTTATCGATTCATTATCAAAGTATAGACATTCAATTGGATTACCATCTTTAGCCATTAATTTAGGAGCGATATCATCAACTGGTTTCATATCACGTAATAATGCAATTGAAACAATGTTCAAGagttcaattttaaatttattctcACCTCAACTCATTATTAGTTCATTAGATTTATTcattcaaaatcaacatcaataTCCAAATTATTGTATATCAGATttcaattttgaaattttaccaTCAACTTTAACAAACCAATACCTttcaaaatttgattttgaaattaatattgttaaaaaatcaaatcaaatgaaatctTTCACTGGTGGTAACggtgatagtaataatgaaattattcgttcaacaattttaaataaaatcagtgaattattatcaattgatgaatcTAAAATCAATGAAGACCTTCAACTCACACAATATGGTATGGATAGTTTAGTAATTgtacaattaaagaattttatcGATAATCAAATAGGTCATAATATTATCAcaattcaacaattacaaaataataaaatcaatcaatcaattgaaattattaaatctgctcataacaaaaataataataataataatattaataataataataataataataataataataataataataataataataataataataataataataataataataataataataataataataacaacaatttagttaaaaaagaacaacaatcacttgatgaatttattaaaaatgaaactaaattaaatgaatcaatcatttcaagaccatattcaattaaaaatatattaaataataataataatagtaaatcaaTATTCTTAACAGGTTCAACAGGATTCTTGGGTGCATATTTATTAacagaattaattaaaatgaacAATGTCTcaaaaatttattgtttaataagaaataattcaaaacTAACAAATCCAATCgatgtaattattaataatttaaagaaacatCAACTAATAGATATGAACGAAGAATcaccaaaaagaaaaacaaaaataaacgACCATACAGGCAACatatcaaatgataaattatatggtaatttaaacagtgataatagtagtaataatcaaataaaagaagatcaattaattaaaatcattccAATGATTGGTGATATTTCAAAAGATAAATTTGGTTTAACTGAACAAGACTATTTAAAACTTTCAAATGAAtgtgatattattataaattcagcagcagatttaaatttaaagtcAAGCTATGAAGAAagtaaaattgtaaatattaacaatgttaatcaaattattaaattgtcaatttcaaataatagctcacaaaaattaatagttCATTTTTCATCACTTGCAGTATTCATTAATCATCCTTTTGAAGATGGAGAGGATTTTGAAGAAACAAATATAGTTCCAAGTTTTAATTCTACACCAGTTGGATATATTCAATGTAAAGTTATTTCAGAGAGATTATTAACAAATGCAGCAGAATCAAGAGGTATACCATCAATCATTATTAGACCACCTG taTTAACCTTATATAATATTCCAATAACTATTTTCATTgctattttaattatagatATATTCTCAAATCCAATAACAGGTATAGGTcattcaaatgattttatatcacttttaataaaatcttcGAAAGAGATTGGTTATTATCCAAATATTCATAAATCAGTTTTCACAACTCCAGTTACAACTATAGCTAAAACCACAATCGATTTAATATTCAATGAAAACAGTTGgaatcaaaataaatcaaaaccaatttcaatttataattttaatggtgattcaattgaaatgaaatcattttatAGGGTATTagaaaatagttttaaatgTAAAGAAATCGATTTCTATGAATGGATTGAATtagtttcaaaatcaaatggaAAATCATCAAAAAGATATTCAACATTCCACATtcacaaaaatcaaaatttattaataacaagCTCTAAAATCAATAGTTTATTCAAAATGTCAAATAGCacaaaagaattattaatttcaattggttcatATAATCATCAAGATTGggaaattaatgaatcaatcattttaaatgatattattaacaatcattaa